One segment of Bradyrhizobium sp. CB2312 DNA contains the following:
- a CDS encoding ParB-like protein, with protein MTTTNAREPRVHPVPILSLRPTQMTVGMREVKEKRKRWREHGKKKQSDLLGTHMIPVVYGPDLRYYVIDHHHLGRALHDEGIKEVLVTVVGDLRMVEREAFWGVMDNKRWVYPYDAKGERRPFRDLPKSVADLKDDPFRSLAGELRRMGGFAKDTTPFSEFLWADFLRRKLTRKAVDANFDKALEKALSSAKSKDAIYLPGWCGPADDD; from the coding sequence ATGACCACCACCAACGCGCGCGAGCCGAGAGTGCATCCGGTGCCGATCCTGTCGTTGCGGCCGACGCAGATGACGGTCGGCATGCGGGAGGTCAAGGAGAAGCGCAAGCGCTGGCGCGAGCATGGCAAGAAGAAGCAGTCCGATCTGCTCGGCACGCACATGATCCCCGTCGTCTACGGGCCGGACCTGCGCTACTACGTGATCGACCATCATCATCTCGGCCGCGCGCTGCATGACGAGGGCATCAAGGAGGTGCTGGTGACCGTCGTCGGCGACCTCCGGATGGTCGAGCGCGAGGCGTTCTGGGGCGTGATGGACAACAAGCGCTGGGTCTATCCCTACGACGCCAAGGGCGAGCGCCGTCCGTTCCGCGATCTGCCGAAATCGGTCGCCGATCTCAAGGACGACCCGTTCCGCAGCCTTGCCGGCGAGCTCCGCCGCATGGGCGGCTTTGCCAAGGACACCACGCCGTTCTCGGAATTCCTGTGGGCCGACTTTCTGCGCCGGAAGCTGACGCGCAAGGCGGTGGACGCCAATTTCGACAAGGCGCTGGAAAAGGCATTGTCATCGGCCAAGAGCAAGGATGCAATCTATCTGCCCGGCTGGTGCGGTCCGGCGGACGATGATTAG
- a CDS encoding tetratricopeptide repeat protein, with product MLQKALADDPDNLDIAVALASLQMRGIQMVWFGPEEAAAVEARANATLEQALRSKPNSIPVLEAYCRFLSATNHFVESLVTCAKALSFDPWNGSALYLIGLGQIYLGRFDDALATFQQADRYDTPPASRWTWLLGAGTAHALMGRYEEALPWLQRSIAITPGTGRSHFLLAAAYQRTGRAEEAKAAIAEGLRLRPGTTRQSVWPPMKNASPVCIAAWERVVQAEVDAGLPEQ from the coding sequence ATGCTGCAAAAGGCGCTCGCTGACGATCCTGACAATCTCGACATCGCGGTCGCGCTCGCCTCGCTGCAGATGCGCGGCATCCAGATGGTCTGGTTCGGCCCGGAGGAGGCTGCTGCGGTCGAGGCGAGGGCCAATGCGACGCTCGAGCAGGCGCTGCGGTCGAAGCCGAATTCGATTCCGGTGCTCGAGGCCTATTGCCGCTTCCTCAGCGCGACCAACCATTTCGTCGAAAGCCTCGTCACCTGCGCCAAGGCCTTGAGCTTCGATCCGTGGAACGGGTCTGCGCTCTATCTGATCGGGTTGGGCCAGATCTATCTCGGCCGCTTCGACGATGCGCTCGCGACATTCCAGCAAGCCGATCGTTACGACACGCCACCGGCCTCGCGCTGGACCTGGTTGCTCGGCGCAGGCACGGCGCATGCCTTGATGGGCCGCTACGAGGAGGCGCTGCCGTGGCTGCAGCGCTCGATCGCCATCACGCCGGGAACCGGCCGCTCGCATTTCCTGCTCGCTGCTGCCTATCAGAGAACGGGCCGGGCCGAGGAGGCGAAGGCCGCGATTGCGGAGGGATTGCGCTTGCGGCCCGGCACGACGCGGCAAAGCGTCTGGCCGCCGATGAAGAACGCAAGTCCGGTTTGTATCGCGGCCTGGGAGCGTGTCGTGCAGGCCGAGGTGGATGCAGGATTGCCGGAGCAGTGA
- a CDS encoding 3-hydroxyacyl-ACP dehydratase FabZ family protein, which produces MQLEYFHMIDRIVDLKVDEKTIVVEAQVPKESTIFEGHFPGYPLMPGVLLIESMAQASGWLQLGVFKFERMPILAAVKEAKVRGSVFPGDLMSIEATLAHEGSGYAMTEAKIRVGGKLRANSTLTFTLIPFPNADMRGYMAQVAQRVGFPQQAVSP; this is translated from the coding sequence ATGCAACTCGAATACTTCCACATGATCGATCGCATCGTCGACCTCAAGGTCGACGAGAAGACGATCGTCGTCGAGGCCCAGGTTCCGAAGGAGAGCACCATCTTCGAGGGGCACTTCCCGGGCTATCCCCTGATGCCTGGCGTGCTCCTGATCGAATCGATGGCGCAGGCCTCGGGCTGGCTTCAACTCGGCGTGTTCAAGTTCGAGCGCATGCCGATCCTGGCCGCCGTCAAGGAGGCCAAGGTCCGCGGCTCGGTGTTCCCAGGCGACCTCATGAGCATCGAGGCCACGCTGGCCCATGAGGGTTCCGGCTACGCCATGACCGAGGCCAAGATCAGGGTTGGCGGCAAGCTGCGCGCGAATTCGACGCTCACTTTTACGCTGATCCCCTTCCCCAATGCGGATATGCGCGGATACATGGCGCAGGTCGCCCAGCGCGTCGGATTTCCGCAACAGGCCGTATCGCCATGA
- a CDS encoding acyl carrier protein, with translation MSSTFDQVATIIAETCDIPRDTITPDSHAIDDLGIDSLDFLDIAFAIDKQFGIKLPLEKWTQEVNDGKATTEQYFVLKNLCARIDELVAAKGASA, from the coding sequence ATGTCTTCCACATTCGATCAGGTCGCCACGATCATCGCTGAAACCTGCGACATCCCGCGCGACACGATCACGCCGGATAGCCATGCCATCGACGATCTCGGCATCGACAGCCTCGATTTTCTCGACATCGCGTTTGCGATCGACAAGCAGTTCGGCATCAAGCTGCCGCTGGAAAAGTGGACCCAGGAGGTCAACGACGGCAAGGCGACCACCGAGCAGTATTTCGTGCTGAAGAATCTGTGCGCCCGCATCGACGAACTGGTTGCGGCCAAGGGCGCGAGCGCCTAA
- a CDS encoding cation-translocating P-type ATPase, with amino-acid sequence MSGTASTRPSGLSQAEARARLEKDGYNELPRPERRNPLRIVVEVLREPMLLLLLCGGLIYLVLGDLKEALILLAFGAMSIVITVVQETRTERVLDALRDLTSPRALVVRDGTAQRIPGREVVRGDLLVLGEGDRIPADAVLVDARDLQIDESLLTGESVPVSKLVFDKGAVVDHRPGGEDQPFAYSGSLVVRGEGRALVEATGPRSEIGKIGLSLRGLQAEPPRLQQQTARLVRLCFLGGLAVSLAAIALYGVLRGDWLQALLAGVAIGMSMLPEEFGVVLTVFMAMGAWRISQARVLTRRGAAIEVLGSASVLCTDKTGTLTQNRMSVAELRLLDGARMRPAAARSDRVRPEFVELARCGALASSLDPFDPMEKALHLFARDALRHDEAPDRERALVRTYGLRPELLAMTQVWRTSVRADLLVCAKGAPEAIARLCRLSDAGQETVRDAVGAMAKDGLRVLGMAVAICEDAALPPSQEAFAFRFVGLVGLADPLRPHVPEAVRECRAAGIRVVMITGDYPATAVAIASQAGIDVRDVMTGDQIKLADDLELAERVRHVNVFARVLPEQKLRIVEAMKRNGEIVAMTGDGVNDAPSLKAAHIGIAMGGRGTDVAREASSIVLLDDDFDSIVSAIRLGRRIYDNLRKAMAFIFAVHVPIAGLALLPLVLGLPLILGPVHIAFLELIIDPVCSLVFEAEREERDVMSRPPRRADSELFSWPLVGWSVLQGAPSLALIAVIFVVALRSGVPPDEARALAFVALVVCVVALVLVNRSFSASFLSAFFRPNRALLWIFLSIALILATTLFWPPVTALFRFGPLHLNDLMVPLGAGLLVLTALEFLKPLWARRLRF; translated from the coding sequence GTGAGCGGCACGGCGAGCACGCGACCATCCGGGCTGAGCCAGGCCGAGGCCCGGGCGCGGCTGGAAAAGGACGGCTACAACGAGCTGCCTCGGCCCGAACGACGCAACCCCTTGCGCATCGTCGTGGAAGTGCTCCGCGAGCCGATGCTCTTGCTGCTCCTTTGCGGCGGGCTGATCTACCTCGTGCTCGGCGACCTCAAGGAGGCGCTGATCCTCCTCGCATTCGGTGCGATGTCCATCGTGATCACGGTGGTGCAGGAGACCCGGACCGAGCGCGTGCTCGACGCCTTGCGTGACCTGACCAGCCCGCGCGCGCTCGTGGTGCGGGACGGCACGGCTCAGCGAATCCCGGGCCGTGAGGTCGTACGCGGCGACCTCCTCGTCCTTGGTGAAGGCGACCGGATTCCAGCCGACGCTGTCCTTGTCGACGCGCGCGATTTGCAAATCGACGAGTCCCTGCTGACGGGCGAGTCGGTGCCGGTCAGCAAGCTGGTCTTCGACAAGGGCGCTGTGGTCGATCACCGGCCAGGCGGGGAGGATCAGCCCTTCGCGTATTCCGGCTCGCTTGTCGTGCGCGGCGAGGGACGGGCGTTGGTCGAGGCCACCGGACCGCGCAGCGAGATCGGGAAGATCGGTCTGTCGCTGCGTGGCTTACAGGCCGAGCCGCCCCGGCTTCAGCAGCAGACCGCAAGACTGGTGCGGCTTTGCTTCCTCGGCGGGCTTGCGGTCAGTCTGGCCGCCATTGCGCTCTACGGCGTCTTGCGGGGGGATTGGCTGCAAGCATTGCTTGCGGGCGTCGCCATCGGCATGTCGATGCTTCCGGAAGAGTTTGGCGTCGTGCTCACGGTCTTCATGGCGATGGGAGCATGGCGGATTTCGCAAGCCCGCGTTCTGACGCGGCGAGGCGCAGCCATCGAGGTCCTCGGTTCTGCGAGCGTCCTCTGCACCGACAAGACCGGAACACTGACGCAAAATCGGATGTCTGTCGCAGAACTACGACTGCTCGATGGAGCACGCATGCGCCCGGCGGCAGCCCGATCAGATCGCGTCAGGCCCGAATTTGTCGAGTTGGCGCGCTGCGGCGCCCTGGCGAGTTCGCTGGACCCGTTCGATCCGATGGAGAAGGCGCTGCACCTGTTTGCGCGCGATGCGTTGCGGCACGACGAGGCGCCGGATCGCGAGAGGGCGCTCGTGCGCACCTATGGTCTGCGCCCTGAACTGCTCGCCATGACGCAGGTCTGGCGGACGTCCGTCCGGGCGGACCTCCTCGTCTGCGCCAAAGGCGCGCCTGAGGCGATTGCGCGCCTGTGCAGGCTCAGCGACGCGGGTCAAGAGACGGTGAGAGATGCCGTCGGCGCAATGGCAAAGGACGGGCTTCGCGTGCTCGGAATGGCGGTTGCCATCTGCGAGGACGCGGCACTCCCGCCGTCCCAGGAGGCTTTCGCGTTTCGCTTTGTCGGCCTGGTCGGGCTTGCCGATCCGCTGCGCCCCCATGTGCCCGAGGCGGTTCGTGAATGCCGTGCGGCGGGGATTCGCGTCGTCATGATCACGGGCGACTATCCGGCGACGGCTGTTGCCATCGCGAGCCAGGCAGGGATCGACGTCCGGGACGTCATGACTGGCGATCAGATCAAGCTGGCGGACGATCTGGAGCTTGCGGAGCGCGTCCGGCATGTGAACGTGTTCGCACGGGTGCTGCCGGAACAGAAGTTGCGCATCGTCGAAGCCATGAAACGCAACGGCGAGATCGTGGCGATGACCGGTGACGGCGTCAACGACGCTCCCTCGCTGAAAGCGGCCCACATCGGCATCGCGATGGGAGGGCGCGGGACTGACGTTGCGCGGGAGGCGTCTTCGATCGTCCTGCTCGACGACGATTTCGACTCGATCGTGTCGGCCATTCGCCTGGGCCGCAGAATCTACGACAATCTGCGCAAGGCGATGGCCTTCATCTTCGCCGTTCACGTCCCGATAGCGGGGCTTGCGCTGCTCCCACTGGTGCTAGGGCTTCCCCTGATTCTTGGGCCCGTTCACATCGCGTTTCTGGAATTGATCATCGATCCGGTCTGCTCACTCGTGTTCGAGGCCGAGCGCGAAGAGCGCGATGTGATGTCGCGTCCGCCGCGGCGGGCCGATTCCGAGCTGTTCTCGTGGCCATTGGTCGGCTGGAGCGTTCTGCAGGGTGCGCCGTCCCTTGCGCTGATTGCCGTCATCTTCGTCGTCGCGCTTCGCTCCGGGGTGCCCCCGGACGAGGCGCGGGCGCTCGCCTTCGTTGCGCTGGTCGTCTGTGTCGTCGCACTGGTTCTGGTCAACCGGTCTTTCAGCGCATCATTCCTGTCGGCATTCTTCCGTCCCAATCGCGCACTGCTCTGGATATTCCTGTCGATCGCCCTCATCCTCGCCACCACGCTGTTCTGGCCTCCGGTCACCGCGCTGTTTCGATTCGGACCGTTGCATCTGAACGATCTGATGGTCCCGCTTGGTGCGGGACTGCTGGTGCTGACAGCGCTGGAATTTCTGAAGCCGCTCTGGGCGCGCCGGCTTCGGTTCTAG
- a CDS encoding lipid A biosynthesis lauroyl acyltransferase translates to MALISLGTKIRARNAAKSISGSLIGAATVGMLRTTRYFDPVKTSDFFARMTKLIGPRLREHRIGRANLTAAFPEKSPEEIEQILMGVWDNLGRVGAEFAHMDHVWDYDRDHPEKSRIEIPARSIELFNQIRDDGKPALIFAAHLANWELPALAGVAHGLDAAILYRRPNIASADRIIQEMRQVNMGTLIPAGRDAPFRLGQALKEGKHVAMLIDQYLTGGVEVTFFGRKTRANPTLARLLRQVECPIHGVRIIRLPDGRFTGELTEEIPPVRDADGKIDIQGTMQAVTSVVESWVREHPEQWLWLHRRWR, encoded by the coding sequence ATGGCGCTGATTTCTCTCGGCACGAAGATCCGCGCACGCAATGCTGCCAAATCGATCAGCGGAAGCCTGATCGGCGCTGCCACCGTCGGCATGCTGCGCACCACGCGCTATTTCGATCCGGTCAAGACCTCGGACTTTTTCGCGCGGATGACGAAGCTGATCGGGCCGCGCCTGCGCGAGCATCGCATCGGCCGCGCCAACCTCACCGCGGCGTTTCCCGAGAAATCGCCGGAGGAGATCGAGCAGATCCTGATGGGCGTGTGGGACAATCTCGGCCGCGTCGGCGCCGAATTCGCCCATATGGACCACGTCTGGGACTACGACCGCGACCATCCGGAGAAAAGCCGGATCGAAATCCCGGCGCGCAGCATCGAGCTGTTCAACCAGATCCGCGACGACGGCAAGCCAGCGCTGATCTTCGCCGCGCATCTGGCCAATTGGGAATTGCCGGCGCTCGCCGGCGTCGCGCACGGGCTGGACGCCGCGATCCTCTATCGCCGCCCGAACATCGCCTCCGCCGACCGCATCATCCAGGAGATGCGCCAGGTCAACATGGGCACGCTGATCCCGGCGGGCCGCGACGCCCCGTTCCGGCTCGGTCAGGCGCTGAAAGAGGGCAAGCATGTCGCGATGCTGATCGACCAGTATCTGACCGGCGGCGTCGAGGTCACCTTCTTCGGCCGCAAGACCCGCGCCAACCCGACGCTGGCCCGCCTGCTCCGCCAGGTCGAATGCCCCATCCACGGCGTCCGCATCATCCGCCTGCCCGACGGCCGCTTCACCGGCGAGCTGACCGAGGAAATCCCGCCGGTGCGCGATGCCGACGGCAAGATCGACATCCAGGGCACGATGCAGGCAGTCACCAGCGTGGTGGAGAGTTGGGTGCGCGAGCATCCCGAACAGTGGCTGTGGCTGCACAGAAGGTGGCGGTAG
- a CDS encoding beta-ketoacyl-ACP synthase: protein MTAPRDKLGRPVVVVTGMGIMTSLGAGKADNWAKLVAGESGIRTITRFPIEGLKTTMAGTVDFVSVDPFSSTALSERMAEIVTEEALEQAGIGAKADFPGPLFLAVAPVEVEWPQRRELGRAVGALDINYDDLLRISGGGKYTAYHHRFMFGSVAAHLAETFGTKGSPISLSTACASGATSIQLGVEAIRRGETDAALCVATDGTVNPEALVRFSLLSALSTQNDPPQAASRPFSKNRDGFVMAEGAGALVLESYEAATARGAKILGVIAGCGELTDSFHRTRSSPDGKPIIGCMNKTLADAGMTPDQIDHINAHGTATPENDKMEFNTTSAVFGDLAQKIPVTSNKSMVGHTISAAGAVEAIFSLLTLEHQRIPPTINYDNPDPTILFDVVGNKARDARVTAVMSNSFGFGGQNASLILTREPA from the coding sequence ATGACTGCACCACGCGACAAACTCGGGCGTCCCGTCGTCGTCGTCACCGGCATGGGCATCATGACCTCGCTCGGCGCCGGCAAGGCCGACAATTGGGCCAAGCTCGTGGCCGGCGAATCCGGCATTCGCACCATCACCCGCTTTCCGATCGAGGGCCTGAAGACCACGATGGCCGGTACCGTCGATTTTGTCAGCGTCGATCCGTTCTCCTCCACCGCCCTGTCCGAACGGATGGCCGAGATCGTGACGGAGGAAGCGCTCGAGCAGGCCGGCATCGGCGCCAAGGCCGATTTCCCGGGCCCCCTCTTCCTGGCGGTTGCGCCTGTCGAGGTCGAATGGCCGCAGCGCCGCGAGCTCGGCCGCGCCGTCGGCGCGCTCGACATCAATTATGACGATTTGCTGCGCATCTCCGGCGGCGGCAAGTACACAGCCTATCACCACCGCTTCATGTTCGGCTCGGTCGCAGCCCACCTCGCCGAGACCTTCGGCACCAAGGGCTCGCCGATCTCGCTGTCGACGGCGTGTGCGTCCGGAGCCACCTCGATCCAGCTCGGCGTCGAGGCGATTCGCCGCGGCGAGACCGATGCTGCACTGTGCGTTGCGACCGACGGCACCGTGAATCCGGAAGCGCTGGTGCGCTTCTCGCTGCTCTCGGCGCTGTCGACCCAGAACGATCCGCCGCAGGCGGCCTCCCGTCCCTTCTCCAAGAACCGCGACGGCTTCGTCATGGCCGAAGGCGCCGGCGCGCTCGTGCTGGAAAGCTATGAGGCGGCAACTGCGCGCGGCGCGAAGATCCTCGGCGTGATCGCCGGCTGCGGCGAGCTCACCGATTCCTTCCATCGCACCCGCTCCTCGCCCGACGGCAAGCCGATCATCGGCTGCATGAACAAGACGCTGGCCGATGCCGGCATGACGCCGGACCAGATCGACCACATCAACGCGCACGGCACCGCGACGCCCGAGAACGACAAGATGGAGTTCAACACGACATCGGCCGTGTTCGGCGATCTCGCGCAGAAGATCCCGGTCACCTCCAACAAGTCGATGGTCGGCCACACCATCTCGGCCGCAGGCGCAGTGGAGGCGATCTTCTCGCTGCTCACGCTCGAGCATCAGCGCATCCCGCCGACGATCAACTACGACAATCCGGATCCCACGATCCTGTTCGACGTCGTCGGCAACAAGGCGCGCGATGCCCGCGTCACCGCGGTGATGTCGAACTCGTTCGGCTTCGGCGGCCAGAACGCCTCGCTGATCCTCACGCGCGAACCGGCCTGA
- a CDS encoding beta-ketoacyl-ACP synthase, which produces MTETASKPGQTEVWITGIGLATSLGEGLDANWAALEDKRINVDEKGFAPNVVHPLMPVSFDSQIPKKGDQRQMEAWQRIGTYAAGLALDSAGIKGNKDILAKIDMVVAAGGGERDLNVDSGVLSAEAKGANAPGFLNERLMSDLRPTLFLAQLSNLLAGNIAIVHGLGGTSRTFMGEEVAGADAARIALARIASGESDIALVGGSHNGERKDLMVLYEFGDFNLKDKFAPVWARKDHAGFALGSAGAFLVLESKAHAQARGAKPFAKLTSVVADLARRKQPGDMAATLEKLWEKLPKREGKGAIISGATGTEPATSEERSFLKNHADFPVRATGTMFGHTMETQFPLGIALAALSISRGALFPPNDSTGTEIEMQGAPTQIVVVGAGHWRGEGMALVEAVS; this is translated from the coding sequence ATGACTGAGACTGCTTCGAAGCCCGGCCAGACGGAAGTCTGGATCACCGGCATTGGGCTTGCCACCTCGCTCGGCGAGGGCCTGGACGCCAACTGGGCCGCGCTTGAAGACAAGCGCATCAATGTCGACGAGAAGGGCTTTGCGCCCAACGTCGTGCATCCCTTGATGCCCGTCTCCTTCGACAGCCAGATCCCGAAGAAGGGCGACCAGCGCCAGATGGAAGCCTGGCAGCGCATCGGCACCTACGCTGCCGGCCTGGCGCTCGACTCCGCGGGAATCAAGGGCAACAAGGACATCCTGGCGAAGATCGACATGGTGGTCGCCGCCGGCGGCGGCGAGCGCGATCTCAACGTCGACAGCGGCGTGCTCTCGGCCGAGGCCAAGGGGGCGAACGCGCCCGGTTTCCTCAATGAGCGGCTGATGAGCGACCTCAGGCCGACGCTGTTCCTGGCGCAGCTCTCCAATTTGCTCGCCGGCAACATCGCCATCGTGCACGGCTTGGGCGGCACCTCGCGCACCTTCATGGGCGAAGAGGTCGCGGGCGCAGATGCGGCCCGCATTGCGCTTGCGCGCATCGCCTCGGGCGAGAGCGACATTGCGCTGGTCGGCGGCTCGCATAATGGCGAGCGCAAGGACCTGATGGTCCTCTACGAATTCGGCGACTTCAATTTGAAGGACAAGTTCGCGCCCGTCTGGGCGCGCAAGGACCACGCCGGCTTCGCGCTCGGCTCGGCCGGCGCCTTCCTGGTGCTGGAATCGAAGGCGCATGCACAAGCGCGCGGCGCCAAGCCGTTCGCAAAGCTGACGAGCGTCGTTGCCGACCTCGCCCGGCGCAAGCAGCCGGGCGACATGGCCGCGACCTTGGAGAAGCTTTGGGAAAAGCTGCCGAAGCGCGAGGGCAAGGGCGCGATCATCTCGGGCGCGACCGGCACCGAGCCCGCGACCAGCGAGGAGCGCAGCTTCCTGAAGAACCATGCCGACTTCCCGGTCCGCGCGACCGGCACGATGTTCGGTCACACCATGGAAACGCAGTTCCCGCTCGGCATCGCGCTCGCCGCGCTGTCGATCTCGCGCGGCGCGCTGTTCCCGCCGAACGATTCGACCGGGACCGAGATTGAAATGCAGGGGGCGCCCACCCAGATTGTTGTCGTGGGAGCCGGACACTGGCGCGGCGAAGGCATGGCGCTGGTCGAGGCGGTGAGCTGA